One window of Salmo salar unplaced genomic scaffold, Ssal_v3.1, whole genome shotgun sequence genomic DNA carries:
- the LOC106587963 gene encoding solute carrier family 66 member 2 produces MILTMLVMLNLCCSVPNTNRISTKQQHITDLDPRFFWSWDGFEDYLIFLLAFTLPCAFTTLLLLYSSLFVESLGFLAVLTEAMLGLPQLLQNQRNHSTTGMSVNMVLLWMAGDSFKTAYFALKESPLHFLLCGLTQVLVDLAILYQVCLYSLDPWDKLV; encoded by the exons ATGATTCTCACCATGCTGGTGATGCTCAACCTCTGCTGCTCCGTACCGAACACCAACCGTATCAGCACCAAACAGCAACACATCACAG atcTGGATCCCCGGTTCTTTTGGAGCTGGGACGGCTTTGAGGACTACCTCATCTTCCTGTTGGCCTTCACGCTGCCCTGTGCCTTCACCACccttctcctcctgtactcctctCTGTTTGTGGAGTCCCTGGGCTTCCTGGCCGTGCTGACGGAGGCCATGCTGGGGCTACCACAGCTGCTCCAGAACCAACGCAACCACTCCACCACCGGCATGAG TGTGAACATGGTCCTACTGTGGATGGCCGGGGACAGCTTCAAGACGGCCTACTTTGCCCTGAAGGAGAGCCCGCTCCACTTCCTGTTGTGTGGGCTGACTCAGGTACTTGTGGATCTGGCTATCCTCTATCAAGTGTGTCTCTACAGCCTAGACCCCTGGGACAAACTGGTttaa
- the LOC106587964 gene encoding heat shock factor-binding protein 1: MSEIQDPKSVQDLTGVVQTLLQQMQDKFQTMSDQIIGRIDEMSGRIDDLEKNIGDLMTQAGVEEMEAENKVKEEQGSS; the protein is encoded by the exons ATGTCAGAGATCCAGGATCCGAAATCTGTACAGGACCTGACTGGGGTG GTCCAGACATTGCTGCAGCAGATGCAGGATAAATTCCAGACCATGTCAGACCAGATCATTGGAAGAA TCGATGAGATGAGTGGCCGCATCGATGACCTGGAGAAGAACATTGGTGACCTGATGACCCAGGctggggtggaggagatggaggcGGAGAACAAGGTCAAGGAGGAACAGGGTTCTTCTTAA